A genomic region of Papaver somniferum cultivar HN1 chromosome 7, ASM357369v1, whole genome shotgun sequence contains the following coding sequences:
- the LOC113297097 gene encoding transcription factor MYB75-like — protein MESSSSIVFAEMRGLRKGTWSKEEDQLLRRCIEKFGEGKWSQVPLRAGLNRCGKSCRLRWLDYLRPNIKRGDFEPDELDLIIRMHKLLGNRWSLIAGRLPGRTANDIKNYYNTHLKKNSFFKYHTDQEEQVVMVENLDNNINDHCPRVPKRKCQLLLDINNVDDGNNVNLLKMKTKIIRPLPRRFSRGEWQWITNKALPENRTDNINSATAATTPNMDSSKRSTKFSEGIDDDHRTHYFNYDNDQEVDEGGNVADNNYWNSFYLDHNSGHMLGEEQDPYFIF, from the exons ATGGAAAGTTCCTCTTCAATTGTATTCGCAGAGATGAGAGGTTTGAGAAAAGGTACTTGGTCTAAAGAAGAAGATCAACTTCTCAGGAGATGTATAGAAAAGTTCGGCGAAGGGAAATGGAGCCAAGTTCCTCTCAGAGCAG GACTGAATCGATGCGGGAAGAGCTGTAGATTGAGGTGGTTAGACTACCTACGACCAAATATCAAAAGAGGAGATTTTGAGCCAGATGAACTGGATCTCATCATTCGAATGCATAAGCTTCTCGGTAACAG ATGGTCATTAATTGCCGGTAGGCTTCCAGGAAGAACAGCAAATGATATCAAGAATTACTACAACACTCACTTGAAGAAAAATTCTTTCTTCAAATACCATACTGATCAGGAGGAACAAGTGGTAATGGTCGAGAATTTAGATAATAACATTAATGATCATTGTCCACGAGTTCCAAAACGTAAATGCCAACTTCTTCTGGACATCAATAACgtagatgatggaaataatgttaatcttttgaagatgaagaccaagattATAAGGCCTCTACCTCGACGCTTCTCTAGAGGAGAATGGCAGTGGATTACAAATAAAGCTTTACCGGAGAATAGAACGGACAATATTAATAGTGCCACAGCAGCTACAACCCCTAATATGGATAGTAGTAAAAGAAGTACAAAATTTTCTGAAGGCATTGATGATGATCACCGTACTCACTATTTTAATTATGATAATGATCAGGAGGTGGATGAAGGTGGTAATGTTGCTGACAACAACTACTGGAATAGTTTTTATTTGGATCACAATTCAGGGCATATGTTAGGTGAAGAACAAGATCCATACTTCATCTTCTAG
- the LOC113297098 gene encoding uncharacterized protein LOC113297098, producing the protein MGNSTEEYAAFEEKVKRTVYIDNLSPLVTDAVLKTALGQFGTVESVQFIPNYVEPKNIPQCALVVMQTEKQAKAIIFEMSNFPFMMSGMPRPVRALPAEVKMFADRPIKPGRRITCQWLDPSDRNFDVAQKLKEVTQRHAREASYLLQLQLEEEEKLAAEQSETLKTNYKKCEMLESLFSDGSHGRLAYRYNLKVTDD; encoded by the exons ATGGGGAATTCAACTGAAGAGTATGCTGCCTTCGAGGAGAAGGTGAAACGTACAGTTTACATCGATAATCTTTCACCACTGGTGACAGATGCTGTTTTGAAAACCGCCCTAGGGCAGTTTGGAACTGTAGAAAGCGTTCAATTTATCCCGAATTATGTTGAACCAAAGAACATCCCACAGTGCGCCTTGGTGGTGATGCAAACGGAAAAACAGGCGAAAGCAATCATATTTGAGATGAGTAATTTCCCCTTTATGATGTCTGGGATGCCAAGGCCTGTTAGGGCACTTCCTGCAGAAGTGAAGATGTTCGCTGATCGCCCTATAAAACCTGGCAGAAGGATAACATGCCAATGGTTGGACCCCAGTGATCGAAACTTCGATGTAGCACAGAAATTAAAAGAAGTTACACAGAGACATGCTAGAGAGGCTTCATATCTTCTACAG CTTCAATTGGAGGAGGAAGAAAAGCTCGCAGCAGAGCAGTCAGAAACGCTTAAAACAAATTATAAGAAGTGTGAGATGCTGGAAAGCCTGTTCTCAGATGGATCTCATGGCCGCTTGGCATATCGATACAACCTGAAAGTGACAGATGACTGA
- the LOC113297100 gene encoding glutamic acid-rich protein-like encodes MGRKRGKTVVSNTSNLEDNAEKKLNKKRKNKENLEQQRKTGKKMKTDEKNDEVISDRSTPEKTQRKKANKVDYVVVSEPKQRITTNKSTYKSVKNRRTGKEAIYPRFARWDTWNISKAIYNLGSLPLTKQQAASVQLSYDLKMQVENGFEKKLITPLYRNSQLENINLRVGDLEKELNILKRERDDRNFKLRGVQMSLRAAMNQLKAKEIRDHKDVNPEMLQVMKKALEELFKDLEEDEVVNQQPQQEEEPAQGKEPTKVQDKDTQQEQEKKPPQEKETLHYQEPRQTDDNDASVTSIAMSLSW; translated from the exons ATGGGAAGAAAGAGAGGTAAAACGGTTGTTTCCAATACATCAAATCTGGAAgataatgccgaaaagaaattgaataaaaagaggaaaaacaaagaaaacctaGAACAACAGAGAAAGACggggaagaaaatgaaaacagatgAGAAGAATGATGAAGTTATTAGTGACAGAAGTACTCCAGAGAAGACACAGAGGAAGAAAGCAAATAAAGTGGATTATGTTGTTGTTAGTGAACCTAAACAACGTATAACAACGAATAAATCAACATATAAGTCTGTAAAAAACAG AAGGACGGGCAAAGAAGCCATATATCCAAGATTTGCAAGATGGGATACTTGGAACATATCAAAGGCAATTTACAATCTTGGAAGCTTGCCTTTGACAAAACAACAG GCTGCAAGTGTGCAATTGAGCTATGATTTGAAAATGCAAGTAGAAAATGGTTTTGAGAAGAAGCTGATAACTCCACTCTACAGAAATTCTCAACTAGAAAACATTAATTTGAGAGTTGGAGATCTTGAAAAAGAATTGAATATTTTAAAACGAGAAAGAGATGATCGAAATTTTAAGCTACGTGGAGTTCAAATGTCCTTACGGGCAGCAATGAACCAATTGAAGGCAAAAGAGATAAGAGACCATAAAGATGTTAATCCGGAAATGTTACAAGTCATGAAAAAGGCTTTGGAAGAACTTTTCAAGGActtggaagaagatgaagtagtCAATCAACAACCGCAACAAGAGGAAGAACCAGCACAAGGGAAAGAACCAACAAAAGTACAAGACAAAGATACACAACAAGAGCAAGAGAAAAAACCACCTCAAGAAAAAGAAACACTACATTACCAAGAACCTCGGCAGACTGATGACAACGATGCATCTGTAACAAGTATTGCGATGTCATTGAGTTGGTAA